In Populus alba chromosome 1, ASM523922v2, whole genome shotgun sequence, a single window of DNA contains:
- the LOC118043034 gene encoding uncharacterized protein, translated as METKSSSSSNSVTIIHNAMIVTMDPESRVFKNGGIVIEQDKIKAIGQSADILSQFSSLAHHLQIIDLHGHILLPGFINTHVHTSQQLARGIADDVDLMTWLHHRIWPYESNMTEDDSYLSTLLCGIELIHSGVTCFAEAGGQYVSGMARAVEKLGLRACLTESIMDTGEGLPTSWAMRTTDDCIQSQMELYEKHHNTADGRIRVWFGIRQIMNSTDRLLLETRNTAQELKTGIHMHVAEIPYENQFVKGNRKVEHGTVTHLEKINFLQNNLLSAHTVWVDDTEIGFLSRAGVKVSHCPAAAMRMLGFAPIREMLDSGICVSLGTDGAPSNNRMSIVDEMYLASLINKGREVYAKGTTDPTALPAETILRMGTINGAKTVLWDNEIGSLEIGKKADITVVHPNSWSMVPVHDCISSLVYSMRTENVVSVMCNGKWIMKDKKIVNVDEGEVLLAAKEASSKILKRAGISIPNRMNVL; from the exons ATGGAGACgaagagcagcagcagcagcaattcAGTGACGATAATCCACAATGCCATGATCGTCACCATGGACCCCGAGAGTCGAGTCTTTAAGAACGGAGGGATTGTTATCGAACAAGATAAAATCAAAGCCATAGGTCAATCCGCCGATATTCTTTCTCAATTCTCCTCTCTCGCTCACCATCTCCAAATCATCGACCTTCACGGTCATATCTTACTTCCTG GATTTATAAACACGCACGTGCACACATCGCAACAGCTAGCGAGAGGGATAGCTGATGATGTTGATCTGATGACATGGTTGCATCATCGTATTTGGCCTTATGAATCTAATATGACTGAGGATGATTCTTATCTTTCTACTTTACTTTGTGGAATTGAACTCATTCACTCTGGT gttACTTGCTTTGCTGAAGCTGGGGGCCAGTATGTGTCTGGAATGGCTCGTGCTGTTGAAAAATTGGGCTTGCGCGCCTGCTTAACTGAGTCAATTATGGATACTGGCGAGGGTTTGCCTACATCTTGGGCTATGCGAACTACGGATGATTGTATTCAG TCTCAAATGGAGCTTTATGAGAAGCATCATAATACTGCAGATGGACGCATTAGAGTATGGTTTGGAATTAGGCAAATTATGAATTCAACTGATCGCCTACTTCTTGAAACTAGAAATACAGCTCAGGAACTGAAAACTGGAATTCACATG CATGTTGCAGAGATACCTTATGAGAATCAATTTGTGAAGGGTAATCGTAAAGTTGAACACGGGACTGTTACGCACTTGGAGAAGATAAACTTTCTTCAAAACAACTTACTTTCAGCTCATACAGTTTGGGTTGACGACACTGAG ATAGGTTTTCTTTCAAGAGCTGGTGTCAAAGTATCTCACTGTCCTGCTGCTGCAATGAGAATGCTTGGTTTTGCACCTATTAGGGAGATGCTTGATTCTGGCATTTGTGTTTCCTTGGGAACAGATGGGGCACCATCAAATAATAGAATGAGCATCG TTGATGAGATGTATCTAGCTTCTTTGATCAACAAAGGACGGGAAGTTTATGCGAAGGGAACAACTGATCCAACAGCTCTCCCAGCTGAAACAATTCTCAGAATGGGGACCATAAATGGTGCAAAAACAGTGCTCTGGGATAATGAAATAGGATCGCTTGAAATTGGGAAAAAG GCTGACATCACTGTGGTCCATCCCAACTCATGGTCCATGGTTCCTGTTCATGACTG CATTTCAAGTCTTGTGTACAGTATGAGGACTGAGAATGTTGTCTCCGTAATGTGCAATGGCAAATGGATTATGAAGGACAAGAAGATTGTGAATGTGGATGAG GGAGAGGTTTTGTTAGCGGCAAAGGAAGCTTCTAGCAAGATTTTGAAGAGGGCTGGTATCAGCATACCCAACAGAATGAATGTCCTCTGA